A portion of the Pseudorasbora parva isolate DD20220531a chromosome 1, ASM2467924v1, whole genome shotgun sequence genome contains these proteins:
- the LOC137075229 gene encoding fucolectin-6-like, with translation MKADEKEVNIAGWGTPSQSAVLDNENPQNALDRNPSTITHTPSQTDPWWTLDLLKVYTVTRVVITNRNSWSERINGAEIRVGNVSDAFSNPICAVIPSIPEGASSNFPCNRMAGRYVSVVIRGIDRYLTLAEVEVYVVYPDNLAAGRSVTQSSNVGSWTAEQAIDFNPGFFPQPSLACSSTDSQTNPWWRLDLGQIYRVSRVVVTNRRDCCPERINGAEIRIGNSLDNNGNNNPVCAVISSIPAGDSSTYTCNGMEGRYVNLIIPGDSRILTLCEVQVYGEVPH, from the exons ATGAAGGCAGATGAAAAAGAAG TGAACATAGCAGGATGGGGCACACCCAGCCAGTCGGCGGTATTAGACAACGAAAATCCTCAAAACGCTCTGGATAGGAATCCCtccaccattacacatacaccgTCACAAACCGACCCGTGGTGGACGCTGGATCTGCTGAAGGTGTACACCGTGACCAGAGTGGTCATCACTAACAGAAACAGCTGGAGCGAGAGGATAAACGGGGCAGAGATTCGGGTCGGAAATGTCTCAGATGCTTTCAGCAACCCCAT ATGTGCTGTAATTCCTAGTATTCCAGAAGGAGCTTCCAGCAACTTCCCATGTAACAGGATGGCTGGACGATATGTATCTGTGGTTATTCGTGGAATTGATAGGTATCTGACTCTCGCTGAGGTGGAAGTCTATGTGGTTTATCCAG ATAATTTGGCAGCAGGAAGAAGCGTCACACAGTCATCAAACGTTGGCAGCTGGACCGCTGAACAGGCCATTGATTTCAATCCAGGTTTTTTCCCACAACCATCATTAGCGTGCTCATCAACTGATAGTCAGACTAACCCGTGGTGGAGACTGGATCTGGGTCAGATTTACAGAGTTAGTAGAGTGGTCGTCACTAACAGACGAGACTGCTGTCCGGAACGAATAAATGGAGCAGAGATTCGCATCGGAAACTCTTTGGATAACAACGGCAACAACAACCCTGT ATGTGCTGTGATTTCTAGTATTCCAGCTGGTGATTCGTCCACCTACACTTGTAACGGAATGGAGGGTCGATATGTGAATCTGATCATTCCTGGAGATTCAAGGATTCTCACTCTGTGTGAGGTGCAGGTCTATGGAGAAG TGCCTCATTGA